One stretch of Saccharopolyspora erythraea DNA includes these proteins:
- the lexA gene encoding transcriptional repressor LexA has translation MASDATGSIKGAVRDVDSAEADVHTLPEQPNGTEELSERQLKVLDAIRDWMRDHGYPPSVREIGDAVGLTSTSSVAYQLRVLERKGYLRRDPHRPRTVGVLVAGGEQNGGDLGTQTKPTYVPVVGRIAAGGPILAEESIEDVFPLPKEIVGEGSLFLLQVVGDSMIDLAITDGDWVAVRQQPDAENGDVVAAMIEGEATVKTFKRTEDHVWLVPHNQAYEPILGDDATILGKVVAVLRRL, from the coding sequence GTGGCGAGTGATGCGACCGGTTCGATCAAGGGCGCCGTGCGCGACGTCGACAGCGCGGAGGCCGACGTGCACACGCTGCCCGAGCAGCCGAACGGCACGGAGGAGCTCAGCGAGCGGCAGCTGAAGGTGCTCGACGCCATCCGCGACTGGATGCGCGACCACGGCTACCCGCCGAGCGTCCGCGAGATCGGTGACGCCGTGGGGCTCACCTCGACCTCGTCGGTGGCCTACCAGCTCCGGGTGCTGGAGCGGAAGGGCTATCTGCGGCGCGACCCGCACCGTCCGCGCACCGTCGGTGTGCTGGTGGCGGGCGGCGAGCAGAACGGCGGAGACCTGGGCACGCAGACCAAGCCCACCTACGTGCCGGTGGTCGGCCGGATCGCGGCGGGCGGTCCGATCCTCGCCGAGGAGTCGATCGAGGACGTCTTCCCGCTGCCGAAGGAGATCGTCGGCGAGGGCTCGCTGTTCCTGCTGCAGGTCGTCGGCGACTCGATGATCGACCTGGCGATCACCGACGGCGACTGGGTCGCGGTCAGGCAGCAGCCCGACGCCGAGAACGGCGACGTCGTCGCGGCGATGATCGAGGGCGAGGCGACGGTCAAGACGTTCAAGCGGACCGAGGACCACGTCTGGCTCGTCCCGCATAACCAGGCTTACGAGCCCATCCTCGGCGACGACGCGACCATCCTGGGCAAGGTCGTCGCAGTGCTGCGCAGGCTCTGA
- the hflX gene encoding GTPase HflX, with amino-acid sequence MELADRNSLRRVSGLSTELADITEVEYRRLRLERVVLVGVWTEGDAQHAEDSLAELGRLAETAGSEVLEGLVQRRDRPDPSTYVGSGKVRELREVVVATGADTVICDGELSPGQLRQLEDKLKVKVIDRTALILDIFAQHASSKEGKAQVELAQLQYLLPRLRGWGEAMSRQAGGRAGGASGGVGTRGPGETKLETDRRRIHKRISKLRKEIAAMRTVRGTKRGRREANGVPGVAIAGYTNAGKSSLLNALTGAGVLVEDALFATLDPTTRRADTPDGRPHTLTDTVGFVRHLPHQLVEAFRSTLEEVTGADLLVHVVDGAEQAPHEQVAAVREVLGEIAEEHGAPVPPELLVVNKIDSVGATRIAELRRLLPGAVFVSAQSGQGVEALREIIADRLPRPEVFVDALVPYTRGELVARVHSEGELVDEEHTAEGTRLRAKVRSDLASALKPFVGAG; translated from the coding sequence ATGGAGCTCGCCGACCGCAACTCGTTGCGGCGGGTGTCCGGCCTTTCCACCGAGCTCGCCGACATCACCGAGGTCGAGTACCGGCGGCTGCGCCTGGAGCGGGTCGTCCTGGTCGGTGTGTGGACCGAGGGCGACGCCCAGCACGCCGAGGACTCACTGGCCGAGCTCGGCAGGCTCGCCGAGACGGCGGGCTCGGAGGTGCTGGAGGGGCTGGTCCAGCGCCGCGACCGCCCCGACCCGTCCACCTACGTCGGCTCGGGCAAGGTCCGCGAGCTGCGGGAGGTCGTGGTCGCCACCGGCGCCGACACCGTCATCTGCGACGGTGAGCTCTCGCCCGGCCAGCTCCGGCAGCTGGAGGACAAGCTCAAGGTCAAGGTCATCGACCGTACGGCGCTGATCCTGGACATCTTCGCCCAGCACGCCAGCTCCAAGGAGGGCAAGGCCCAGGTCGAGCTGGCGCAGCTGCAGTACCTGCTGCCACGGCTGCGAGGTTGGGGTGAGGCGATGTCCCGGCAGGCGGGTGGCCGTGCGGGCGGCGCGAGCGGCGGCGTCGGTACCCGTGGTCCCGGTGAGACCAAGCTGGAGACCGACCGGCGGCGCATCCACAAGCGCATCAGCAAGCTGCGCAAGGAGATCGCCGCGATGCGCACGGTCCGCGGCACCAAGCGGGGCCGGCGCGAGGCCAACGGCGTGCCGGGCGTGGCCATCGCCGGCTACACCAACGCGGGCAAGTCCAGCCTGCTCAACGCCCTGACCGGTGCGGGCGTGCTGGTCGAGGACGCCCTGTTCGCCACCCTGGACCCGACCACCCGCCGCGCGGACACCCCCGACGGCAGGCCGCACACGCTCACCGACACGGTGGGCTTCGTCCGCCACCTGCCGCACCAGCTGGTCGAGGCGTTCCGCTCGACGCTGGAGGAGGTCACCGGGGCGGACCTGCTGGTCCACGTCGTCGACGGTGCGGAGCAGGCGCCGCACGAGCAGGTGGCGGCGGTCCGCGAGGTGCTCGGCGAGATCGCCGAGGAGCACGGGGCCCCGGTCCCGCCGGAGCTGCTGGTCGTCAACAAGATCGACTCGGTGGGCGCGACCCGGATCGCCGAGCTGCGCAGGCTGCTGCCCGGCGCGGTGTTCGTCTCCGCGCAAAGCGGTCAGGGCGTCGAGGCGCTGCGGGAGATCATCGCCGACCGCCTTCCGCGGCCGGAGGTCTTCGTCGACGCGCTGGTGCCCTACACGCGCGGTGAGCTGGTGGCGCGAGTGCACTCCGAAGGGGAACTGGTCGACGAGGAGCACACCGCCGAAGGCACCCGGCTGCGGGCGAAGGTCCGTTCCGACCTGGCCAGCGCGCTGAAGCCGTTCGTGGGCGCTGGGTGA
- the sigJ gene encoding RNA polymerase sigma factor SigJ — protein MFGLAYRLLGSAHDAEDVVQDAFLRWQAADRAAVRSPWAWLAKVVTNLALNRLTSAPVRRERYVGQWLPEPVLTTTGVLGPLETAEQRESVSLALLVLLERLKPTERAVYVLREAFGYGHREVADVLGITEANSRQIHRRARASLEGATVASASEISDADRARWHDLVVRFMAAARAGDLGGLEQLLTADVTSWADGGGRVGTARRPVLGRDRVARYLVGGFTRFAAGVDVVFDEVNGVPAVLALVGGAVFGVLVPEFSGGRISALRIIANPDKLVFIARQSATVSHPAGSPGSHR, from the coding sequence ATGTTCGGACTGGCCTACCGGTTGCTGGGTTCCGCGCACGACGCTGAGGACGTCGTTCAGGACGCCTTCCTCCGGTGGCAGGCCGCGGACCGCGCGGCGGTGCGGAGCCCGTGGGCCTGGCTGGCCAAGGTCGTCACCAACCTCGCGCTGAACCGGCTGACCTCCGCCCCGGTGCGCCGCGAACGCTATGTCGGACAGTGGCTGCCAGAACCGGTGCTGACGACAACCGGAGTGCTGGGGCCGCTGGAAACGGCGGAGCAGCGGGAATCGGTGTCGCTGGCGCTGCTGGTGCTCCTCGAACGGCTCAAGCCCACCGAACGCGCCGTCTACGTCCTGCGGGAGGCGTTCGGGTACGGCCACCGCGAGGTCGCCGACGTCCTCGGCATCACCGAGGCGAACTCGCGGCAGATCCACCGCCGCGCCCGCGCATCGCTCGAAGGCGCGACGGTTGCCTCGGCCTCGGAGATCTCCGACGCGGACCGGGCCCGCTGGCACGATCTCGTGGTGCGGTTCATGGCGGCCGCTCGCGCGGGCGACCTCGGCGGTCTCGAACAGCTGCTCACCGCGGACGTCACGTCGTGGGCGGATGGCGGCGGCCGGGTCGGCACGGCCCGGCGCCCGGTGCTGGGACGCGACCGGGTCGCCCGCTATCTCGTCGGCGGGTTCACCCGGTTCGCCGCCGGCGTGGACGTCGTGTTCGACGAGGTGAACGGGGTTCCAGCGGTGCTGGCGCTGGTCGGCGGGGCTGTGTTCGGGGTGCTCGTGCCCGAGTTCTCCGGCGGGCGGATCAGCGCCCTGCGCATCATCGCGAACCCGGACAAGCTGGTGTTCATCGCTCGCCAGTCCGCTACCGTGTCACATCCCGCGGGCTCACCCGGTTCTCACAGGTGA
- the nrdR gene encoding transcriptional regulator NrdR, translating into MRCPFCRGDDSRVVDSREVEDGQAIRRRRSCSGCGRRFTTIEELVLSVVKRSGVTEPFSREKVVRGVARACQGRPVEEDALQQLAHQVEDTVRSLGVSELPSHEVGLAILGPLRELDEVAYLRFASVYRAFSSVEDFEKEIADLRSLRGAARPPEGSGTAQAGSEAGDGPGAGSSDPEGVKAEKSSE; encoded by the coding sequence GTGCGGTGCCCATTCTGCCGTGGTGATGATTCGCGGGTCGTCGACTCCCGGGAAGTCGAGGACGGTCAGGCGATCCGGCGACGGCGGTCCTGCTCTGGCTGCGGCCGCAGGTTCACCACGATCGAGGAACTCGTGCTCTCGGTGGTCAAGCGCTCCGGCGTCACCGAGCCTTTCAGCCGGGAGAAGGTGGTCCGCGGCGTCGCCCGGGCGTGCCAGGGCCGCCCGGTCGAGGAGGACGCGCTGCAGCAGCTGGCGCACCAGGTGGAGGACACCGTGCGCTCGCTGGGAGTGTCGGAGCTGCCGAGCCACGAGGTCGGGCTGGCGATCCTGGGGCCGCTGCGCGAGCTGGACGAGGTGGCCTACCTCCGCTTCGCCAGCGTGTACCGGGCGTTCTCCTCGGTGGAGGACTTCGAGAAGGAGATCGCCGATCTGCGGTCGCTGCGCGGAGCCGCGCGGCCCCCGGAGGGGTCTGGAACCGCGCAAGCCGGTTCCGAGGCGGGAGACGGGCCGGGAGCTGGATCGAGCGATCCCGAAGGTGTGAAGGCGGAGAAGAGCAGTGAGTAA
- a CDS encoding maleylpyruvate isomerase family mycothiol-dependent enzyme: protein MSLSTEDVVAEVRAGHARIAALVEGLGDAQARGGSALPGWSRGHVLTHLADLARAFTRVTEHALRGRLVEVYEGGRPARDASIEAGSGRSAAELRAEVVESAEELDNAWKQVDSEGWQRPVTYRDGVLLDVLHCRWREVEIHAADLALGRVPADWSPDFCAHALDFLAPRTPEGMALTLRPDDSDLRRQWGSGEPVEVRGALTDLTAWMAGRTPTGPLVSSSGAAPQLGPWP, encoded by the coding sequence ATGTCCCTGAGCACCGAAGACGTCGTCGCCGAGGTCCGCGCGGGCCACGCCCGCATCGCCGCGCTCGTGGAAGGACTCGGCGACGCGCAGGCCCGCGGCGGCTCGGCGTTGCCGGGTTGGTCGCGCGGGCACGTCCTCACGCATCTCGCCGACCTGGCGCGTGCGTTCACCCGGGTCACGGAACACGCGCTGCGGGGACGGCTCGTCGAGGTCTACGAGGGAGGCCGGCCTGCGCGGGACGCGTCGATCGAGGCGGGTTCCGGACGGTCGGCGGCCGAGCTGCGTGCCGAGGTCGTCGAGTCGGCCGAGGAGCTGGACAACGCCTGGAAGCAGGTGGACTCCGAAGGCTGGCAGCGTCCGGTGACCTACCGCGACGGCGTGCTGCTCGACGTCCTGCACTGCCGGTGGCGCGAGGTCGAGATCCACGCCGCCGACCTGGCACTCGGACGCGTGCCCGCCGACTGGTCCCCGGACTTCTGCGCGCACGCCCTGGACTTCCTGGCTCCCCGGACGCCGGAAGGCATGGCTTTGACCCTCCGCCCCGACGACTCCGACCTGCGGCGGCAGTGGGGTAGCGGCGAACCGGTCGAAGTGCGCGGCGCGCTCACCGACCTGACCGCGTGGATGGCTGGCCGCACGCCGACGGGACCGCTGGTCAGCAGCAGCGGTGCGGCCCCGCAGCTCGGCCCCTGGCCGTGA
- a CDS encoding erythromycin esterase family protein: MAAVSIRDVVFPLHTLDPDACDDSDLQVLRDVVGDARVVCLGESLHFASEFYRLRDRVLRFLVRELGFSAFVLESGLPEGLLVDDWVRGGPGDLAQVARRGITYAFGRCEEMHVQLRWMRSWNAAGKRKLGFYGMDVPGWCADPGPGVAACLARLDPMPGDRELLAAADLGEPTGAPSPDAGGTTGAPAGLARKMAELTARASAVGDDLALQCARGAERVVEFLSHGLYPGPGRNLRNDVMADNLRWILDREDRIVVGAHNVHLQRAPSFDGTAPVGSLLAPVLGDDLVVIGTTRGAGPVPDLDLCADPARRFFAPGSESPPPPHSLDAVLDAAELPHHLVDLRRTPPETIGAATAMSAQNALVDLDPRQAFDAIIHVRRITPAHGAADSPSNPIER; the protein is encoded by the coding sequence ATGGCGGCAGTGTCGATCCGCGATGTTGTGTTCCCGCTGCACACCCTGGACCCCGACGCGTGTGATGACTCGGATCTGCAGGTGTTGCGGGATGTGGTCGGGGACGCGCGCGTGGTCTGCCTCGGCGAGAGCTTGCACTTCGCCTCGGAGTTCTACCGGCTGCGCGACCGCGTGCTGCGTTTCCTGGTGCGCGAGCTCGGATTCTCCGCGTTCGTCCTGGAGTCCGGCCTGCCGGAGGGATTGCTGGTCGACGACTGGGTCCGTGGCGGGCCCGGCGATCTCGCTCAGGTCGCGCGCCGCGGTATCACCTACGCCTTCGGCCGGTGTGAAGAGATGCACGTCCAACTGCGGTGGATGCGGAGCTGGAACGCCGCCGGCAAGCGCAAGCTGGGCTTCTACGGCATGGATGTGCCGGGTTGGTGCGCCGATCCGGGTCCTGGAGTCGCGGCATGCCTCGCGAGGCTCGACCCCATGCCCGGGGACCGGGAGCTGCTGGCCGCCGCTGATCTGGGGGAACCCACTGGCGCGCCCTCCCCGGACGCGGGAGGTACGACCGGTGCGCCGGCGGGGCTTGCGCGCAAGATGGCCGAGCTCACCGCGCGGGCGAGTGCGGTCGGCGACGATCTCGCGTTGCAGTGCGCCCGCGGCGCGGAGCGGGTGGTCGAGTTCCTCTCGCACGGCCTCTACCCGGGCCCGGGTCGCAACCTGCGCAACGACGTCATGGCCGACAACCTCCGGTGGATCCTCGATCGGGAGGACCGCATCGTTGTCGGTGCCCACAACGTCCACCTGCAACGCGCCCCGTCCTTCGACGGCACCGCTCCCGTAGGAAGCCTCCTGGCGCCCGTGCTGGGCGATGATCTGGTCGTCATCGGCACAACCCGCGGTGCCGGGCCCGTACCCGATCTCGACCTCTGTGCCGACCCGGCCAGACGCTTCTTCGCCCCGGGCAGCGAATCCCCGCCGCCACCTCACTCGCTGGACGCGGTCCTGGACGCGGCGGAGCTCCCGCACCACCTCGTGGACCTGCGCCGCACCCCTCCGGAAACCATCGGCGCAGCCACGGCCATGTCCGCCCAGAACGCATTGGTGGACCTCGACCCTCGGCAGGCGTTCGACGCCATCATCCACGTCCGCCGGATCACCCCGGCCCATGGCGCCGCCGACAGTCCGTCCAACCCCATCGAGCGCTGA
- a CDS encoding SDR family oxidoreductase — MQEPILVTGGTGTLGRVVMRELLDAGHDVRVLSRRSSPEQSPFEWVTGDLRRGTGVDAAVSGAAAIVHCATTLRRADVASARKLIDAARRHGNPHIVYISIVGVDRVPLPYYRAKLEVERMLAGSGLPWTILRTTQFHDLIARIASLQARSPVNLTLGGAAFQPIDVGEVAARLAELAVDEPAGRVPDMGGPEIRSHRDLTREYLSATGRRRLVLPVRVPGAISAAFRRGGHLAPERAIGRVTFGDYLAAGA; from the coding sequence GTGCAAGAACCGATCCTGGTCACCGGAGGCACCGGCACGCTCGGCCGCGTGGTGATGCGCGAGCTGCTCGACGCGGGCCATGACGTCCGCGTGCTGAGCCGTCGCAGCAGTCCCGAGCAAAGCCCATTCGAATGGGTGACCGGTGACCTGCGGCGCGGAACCGGCGTGGATGCCGCGGTATCGGGAGCAGCCGCGATCGTCCACTGCGCCACGACGCTCCGACGTGCCGATGTCGCGAGCGCACGGAAACTGATCGACGCCGCGCGCCGCCACGGAAATCCCCACATCGTGTACATCTCGATCGTCGGCGTCGACCGGGTGCCGTTGCCGTACTACCGGGCGAAGCTGGAAGTCGAGCGGATGCTCGCCGGATCCGGCCTGCCGTGGACGATCCTGCGTACGACGCAGTTCCACGACCTCATCGCCAGGATCGCGTCGTTGCAGGCGCGTTCACCGGTGAACCTGACACTCGGCGGAGCCGCCTTCCAGCCGATCGACGTCGGTGAGGTGGCCGCGCGTCTGGCGGAGCTGGCGGTGGACGAACCGGCCGGGCGCGTGCCGGACATGGGCGGACCGGAGATCCGCTCGCATCGCGACCTGACGCGGGAGTATCTGAGTGCGACAGGACGCCGTCGGTTGGTGCTGCCGGTGCGGGTGCCGGGTGCGATCTCGGCGGCATTCCGGCGCGGTGGTCATCTCGCGCCCGAGAGGGCCATCGGTCGCGTCACCTTCGGCGACTACCTGGCCGCCGGGGCGTGA
- a CDS encoding LysM peptidoglycan-binding domain-containing protein, translating to MAVLVGATARTRSAEGRTAGQEGGAPPPEVGRAVVRWRAASRRDRLSRAGQLPRARAVGRSRIAGEWMCLASVGAFTFLMVLLVGLVGPVGGMGAEPVPAGTAVVQVRTGDTLWELAERFAPASDPRLVVDRIAQMNGLSGVTAEVGRPLVVPMERP from the coding sequence ATGGCGGTGTTGGTCGGTGCGACGGCGCGGACACGCTCGGCCGAGGGTCGAACTGCTGGTCAGGAGGGTGGTGCGCCGCCGCCGGAAGTGGGGCGTGCCGTCGTCCGGTGGCGCGCGGCATCGCGCCGCGACCGGCTTTCGCGTGCTGGGCAACTCCCGCGTGCGCGCGCCGTGGGCAGGTCTCGGATCGCGGGGGAGTGGATGTGCCTGGCCTCGGTCGGTGCGTTCACGTTCCTCATGGTTCTGCTGGTCGGTCTCGTCGGACCCGTTGGCGGGATGGGTGCGGAGCCCGTACCGGCCGGCACCGCCGTCGTGCAGGTTCGGACGGGCGACACCCTCTGGGAGCTGGCGGAGAGGTTCGCGCCGGCCAGCGATCCTCGCCTGGTCGTGGACCGGATCGCGCAGATGAACGGGCTGAGCGGCGTGACGGCGGAGGTGGGTCGGCCCCTGGTGGTGCCGATGGAAAGGCCGTGA
- a CDS encoding vitamin B12-dependent ribonucleotide reductase, with translation MTETVGAAGEPDTGARKQGIRVQRVYTTEGVHPYDEVTWERRDVVMTNWRDGSVNFEQRGVEFPEFWSLNAVNIVTSKYFRGAVGSDKRESSLKQLIDRVVKTYVRNGVEHGYFATDADAEIFEHELTWMLMHQVFSFNSPVWFNVGTSSRQQVSACFILSVDDTMESILNWYKEEGLIFKGGSGAGLNLSRIRSSRELLSSGGTASGPVSFMRGADASAGTIKSGGATRRAAKMVVLDVDHPDIEEFIETKAKEEHKIRALRDAGFDMDLGGADSASVQYQNANNSVRVSDEFMRSVESDGKFGLRSRTDGSVIESVGARELFRKVAKAAWECADPGIQYDDTINDWHTSPETGRISASNPCSEYMHLDNSSCNLASLNLMKFLREDLTFDAELFEKTVEFVITAMDISISFADFPTEAIGDTTRKFRQLGIGYANLGALLMATGHAYDSDGGRALAASITSLMTGTAYKRSAELAGAVGPYEGYARNADGHQRVMRKHAAANDLVRTYHKNDVAVHKLATKVWQEGLEIGARNGWRNAQASVLAPTGTIGLMMDCDTTGIEPDLALVKFKKLVGGGSMQIVNQTVPRALKALGYQQEQIEAVVEYIAEHGHVIDAPGLRPEHYEVFDCAMGERSIAPMGHVRMMAAVQPFLSGAISKTVNMPESASVADVEEIYFEGWKLGLKALAIYRDNCKVGQPLSAGKGDKGESEKAVEKQIEYRPVRKRLPKKRPSQTVSFTVGGAEGYLHAGSYPDDGLGEIFVKLGKQGSTLAGVMDAFSMSISVGLQYGIPLEFYVSKFQNLRFEPAGMTDDPDVRMASSVLDYLFRRLALDYLSYEKRAQLGIFTIEERTAQVNGYDESGSSDDDGVDLDTLRSTVDSSVREARESEQDGDDDKRVGSSTELLELRLGKAADAPLCMTCGTKMRPSGSCYLCEGCGSTSGCS, from the coding sequence ATGACAGAGACCGTCGGTGCTGCGGGGGAGCCGGACACAGGTGCCCGGAAGCAGGGCATCCGGGTGCAGCGCGTCTACACCACCGAGGGGGTGCATCCCTACGACGAGGTGACGTGGGAGCGCCGCGACGTGGTGATGACGAACTGGCGGGACGGCTCGGTCAACTTCGAGCAGCGCGGGGTCGAGTTCCCCGAGTTCTGGTCGCTGAACGCGGTCAACATCGTGACCAGCAAGTACTTCCGCGGTGCGGTGGGCAGCGACAAGCGTGAGAGCAGCCTCAAGCAGCTCATCGACCGCGTGGTCAAGACCTACGTGCGCAACGGCGTCGAGCACGGCTACTTCGCCACCGACGCGGACGCGGAGATCTTCGAGCACGAGCTGACCTGGATGCTGATGCACCAGGTGTTCAGCTTCAACTCCCCGGTCTGGTTCAACGTCGGCACCAGCTCGCGCCAGCAGGTCTCGGCCTGCTTCATCCTCTCCGTCGACGACACGATGGAGTCGATCCTCAACTGGTACAAGGAAGAGGGCCTGATCTTCAAGGGCGGTTCCGGCGCGGGCCTGAACCTGTCCCGGATCCGTTCGTCGCGGGAGCTGCTGTCCTCGGGTGGCACGGCTTCGGGGCCGGTGTCGTTCATGCGCGGCGCGGACGCCTCCGCCGGCACCATCAAGTCCGGTGGCGCCACCCGCCGTGCGGCGAAGATGGTCGTGCTCGACGTCGACCACCCCGACATCGAGGAGTTCATCGAGACCAAGGCCAAGGAGGAGCACAAGATCCGCGCGCTGCGGGACGCGGGCTTCGACATGGACCTCGGCGGCGCCGACAGCGCGTCGGTGCAGTACCAGAACGCCAACAACTCGGTCCGGGTCTCCGACGAGTTCATGCGCTCGGTGGAGAGCGACGGCAAGTTCGGGCTGCGTTCGCGCACCGACGGCTCGGTCATCGAGTCGGTCGGAGCGCGGGAGCTGTTCCGCAAGGTCGCAAAGGCCGCGTGGGAGTGCGCCGACCCGGGCATCCAGTACGACGACACGATCAACGACTGGCACACCTCGCCGGAGACCGGCCGGATCTCGGCGTCCAACCCGTGCTCGGAGTACATGCACCTGGACAACTCCAGCTGCAACCTCGCGTCGCTGAACCTGATGAAGTTCCTGCGCGAGGACCTGACCTTCGACGCGGAGCTGTTCGAGAAGACCGTCGAGTTCGTCATCACCGCGATGGACATCTCGATCTCCTTCGCCGACTTCCCGACCGAGGCGATCGGCGACACCACCCGCAAGTTCCGCCAGCTCGGCATCGGCTACGCCAACCTCGGCGCGCTGCTGATGGCCACCGGCCACGCCTACGACTCCGACGGCGGCCGGGCGCTGGCGGCGTCGATCACCTCGCTGATGACCGGTACCGCCTACAAGCGTTCGGCGGAGCTGGCCGGCGCGGTCGGCCCGTACGAGGGCTACGCCCGCAACGCCGACGGCCACCAGCGGGTCATGCGCAAGCACGCGGCGGCCAACGACCTGGTGCGCACCTACCACAAGAACGACGTCGCGGTGCACAAGCTGGCGACGAAGGTGTGGCAGGAGGGCCTGGAGATCGGTGCCCGCAACGGCTGGCGCAACGCGCAGGCGTCGGTGCTGGCTCCCACCGGCACCATCGGCCTGATGATGGACTGCGACACCACCGGCATCGAGCCCGACCTGGCGCTGGTGAAGTTCAAGAAGCTGGTCGGCGGCGGCTCGATGCAGATCGTCAACCAGACGGTGCCGCGGGCGCTGAAGGCGCTGGGCTACCAGCAGGAGCAGATCGAGGCGGTCGTCGAGTACATCGCCGAGCACGGCCACGTCATCGACGCGCCGGGACTGCGCCCGGAGCACTACGAGGTCTTCGACTGCGCGATGGGCGAGCGTTCGATCGCTCCCATGGGCCACGTGCGGATGATGGCCGCGGTGCAGCCGTTCCTGTCGGGTGCGATCTCCAAGACGGTGAACATGCCGGAGTCGGCCAGCGTCGCCGACGTCGAGGAGATCTACTTCGAGGGCTGGAAGCTTGGCCTGAAGGCGCTGGCGATCTACCGCGACAACTGCAAGGTCGGCCAGCCGCTGTCGGCGGGCAAGGGCGACAAGGGCGAGTCGGAGAAGGCGGTCGAGAAGCAGATCGAGTACCGCCCGGTCCGCAAGCGCCTGCCGAAGAAGCGCCCGAGCCAGACGGTGTCGTTCACCGTCGGCGGTGCCGAGGGCTACCTGCACGCGGGCTCCTACCCGGACGACGGTCTCGGCGAGATCTTCGTCAAGCTGGGCAAGCAGGGTTCGACCCTGGCCGGTGTGATGGACGCCTTCTCGATGTCGATCTCGGTGGGTCTGCAGTACGGCATCCCGCTGGAGTTCTACGTCTCGAAGTTCCAGAACCTGCGCTTCGAGCCTGCGGGCATGACCGACGACCCGGACGTGCGGATGGCCAGCAGCGTGCTGGACTACCTGTTCCGGCGGCTGGCCCTGGACTACCTGTCGTACGAGAAGCGGGCGCAGCTGGGCATCTTCACCATCGAGGAGCGCACCGCGCAGGTCAACGGCTACGACGAGTCCGGTTCCTCGGACGACGACGGCGTCGACCTGGACACGCTGCGGTCCACGGTGGACTCCTCGGTCCGCGAGGCCCGGGAGTCCGAGCAGGACGGTGACGACGACAAGCGCGTCGGCAGCTCGACCGAGCTGCTGGAGCTGCGGCTCGGCAAGGCCGCGGACGCTCCGCTGTGCATGACCTGCGGCACGAAGATGCGTCCGTCGGGCTCCTGCTACCTGTGCGAGGGCTGCGGCTCGACCTCCGGTTGCAGCTGA